A stretch of DNA from Streptomyces sp. NBC_01197:
ACTTCACCTCCCGTTCCGAGCTGATGGAGGCCGTGATGGAGCAGGTGTACGCCGATGCCGTGCCCCCGCTGCGGGCGGCGCGGGAGGCGGCGTCCACCGAGCGCGAGCGCGTACAGATCTATGTGCGCTCATCGGTGAACTTCACCTGGACCCATCAGAAAGAAGCGCAGGCCGTTCTGGAGATCAGCCGGAATCTGCGCGACGACGAGGGCAAGCTGCGGTACACCAGCCAGGGCAACGACGGCCTCATCGCCGTCGCCCAGCAGCTGCTGGAGGCGGGCCAACAGGCCGGTGAGTTCGGGGAGTTCGACACCTGGACGGCAGCGGTGCTGCTGCGGGCCACCATCGACGCGCTCTCCGAGCAGTTCATGACCTATTCCGACCTGGACGGCCGTGAAGTGGCCGAACACCTGGTGCAACTGGTCGACCGGATGATCCCGGCCCGTACGGATTGACCCCAGCCCCGCCCGGCGGCACCCCGGCCGGGCGGGGACCGACCGGACCCAAGGACCTCAAGGAGGCCGAGCACGATGAACACACCCAGTTCCCGGAGCCTGGAGCAGCCTCGTACCAAGGAAACGTTCCGGAGAATCAAACTACTGGTCGGCACCTACCTCGGTCTGAGCGTGCTGACGCTCCTGGCGGTTGTGCTGCTGCGCAACGACCACGCGGCGGTGAACTCCGCCGTATGGATCCGCGGATCGATCGTGGCCGTCAGCTCCGTGCTGCTGTACGCCTTCGCCGTGCGCGCCGCACGAGGCGCCCGGGGAGCCTGGCGCCGTCTGACGGTGATCTCGTCCGTGATGGTCGCGGTCATCGTCGTCATCGTCGCGCTGCCCGGGGGCTTCCCCGAGTGGATGAAGATCGAACAAGGCGTCTGCGGACTCCTGCTCATCGGAGTCGTCGGCTACGCCACCACCCTGCGCTCGGTGTTCACGCCTGGCCAGAA
This window harbors:
- a CDS encoding TetR/AcrR family transcriptional regulator, encoding MNRARRRQFVECAIDGLVELGYTATTIAEVARRAGVSKSVVLYHFTSRSELMEAVMEQVYADAVPPLRAAREAASTERERVQIYVRSSVNFTWTHQKEAQAVLEISRNLRDDEGKLRYTSQGNDGLIAVAQQLLEAGQQAGEFGEFDTWTAAVLLRATIDALSEQFMTYSDLDGREVAEHLVQLVDRMIPARTD